One stretch of Nodularia sp. LEGE 06071 DNA includes these proteins:
- the pap gene encoding polyphosphate:AMP phosphotransferase, with translation MLDTLDLTLSLDKATYKSEIDRLMHQLRELQNACRDKKLPVVVVLEGWAASGKGALVKQMVSYMDPRGFKVHPIWPPSEEERKYPFLWRFWEKLPAQGNISFFYHSWYTHVLEERLFERVGIDQVPTVIKLMGQINSFERQMVDDGAAIAKFWLHLSRKELKSRLKDYAKDELTAWRVRKEDWKQAKHYDRYATFAEEMLVQTSTGVAPWTLVEADSERWVQVKVLTHLTTTLTAALDRLKIQLPAPALPAQTQLETTESDLLAQVDLSLSLSETEYEEQLANEQVKLRKLQLSIHKHQIPVLVMFEGWDAAGKGGAIKRLTDILDPRSYFVHPFAAPTDEEKVHHYLWRFWRRLPTSGIIGIFDRSWYGRVLVERVEGFASEIEWRRAYREINEFESQLTSAGYVLVKFWLHISPEEQLQRFTDRQNDPFKQYKLTDEDWRNREKWSHYDVAVNQAIQRTTTATSPWTIVPANDKYYARVKVIETVVEAIEAELKRRKQSDN, from the coding sequence ATGCTGGATACACTCGATTTAACACTTTCCTTAGATAAAGCCACCTATAAGTCAGAAATTGATCGGCTGATGCATCAACTGCGAGAACTGCAAAATGCCTGTAGGGATAAAAAATTACCTGTAGTCGTGGTCTTGGAAGGGTGGGCTGCTTCTGGTAAGGGTGCGTTGGTGAAGCAAATGGTTTCTTACATGGACCCCCGTGGATTTAAAGTACATCCTATCTGGCCACCGAGTGAAGAAGAACGCAAATATCCCTTCCTGTGGAGATTCTGGGAAAAATTACCCGCCCAAGGTAATATCAGTTTTTTCTATCACAGTTGGTATACTCATGTTTTAGAAGAACGCTTATTTGAGCGCGTAGGAATAGATCAAGTTCCCACTGTGATCAAATTAATGGGGCAAATTAATTCCTTTGAGCGTCAAATGGTGGATGATGGAGCTGCGATCGCTAAATTTTGGTTGCATCTAAGTCGTAAAGAATTGAAAAGTCGTTTAAAAGACTACGCCAAAGATGAATTAACCGCTTGGCGAGTGCGAAAAGAAGACTGGAAGCAAGCAAAACACTATGACCGCTACGCCACCTTTGCGGAAGAAATGCTCGTGCAAACTAGTACTGGGGTTGCACCTTGGACTTTAGTCGAGGCTGACTCTGAACGGTGGGTGCAGGTGAAGGTACTCACCCATCTGACTACTACCTTGACTGCTGCTTTAGATAGGCTGAAAATTCAGCTTCCCGCTCCCGCTTTACCTGCACAGACGCAATTAGAAACCACCGAGTCAGACTTACTAGCGCAAGTTGATTTGAGCTTAAGCCTTTCAGAAACCGAATACGAAGAGCAATTAGCCAACGAACAGGTAAAACTACGCAAGTTACAATTAAGCATCCACAAGCATCAAATTCCTGTCCTGGTGATGTTTGAAGGCTGGGATGCAGCAGGTAAAGGCGGGGCGATTAAGCGGCTAACCGATATTCTCGATCCTCGGAGTTACTTTGTGCATCCCTTTGCTGCGCCCACAGATGAAGAAAAAGTTCATCATTACCTCTGGCGATTTTGGCGCAGATTACCCACATCTGGGATAATTGGGATTTTTGACCGTTCCTGGTATGGAAGGGTGTTAGTGGAGCGTGTGGAAGGCTTTGCTTCGGAAATCGAGTGGCGCAGAGCCTACCGCGAAATTAATGAATTTGAGTCTCAGTTAACCAGTGCAGGCTATGTTTTAGTCAAGTTTTGGCTACACATTAGCCCAGAGGAACAACTTCAACGTTTTACAGACCGTCAAAATGATCCTTTTAAGCAGTATAAGCTGACCGATGAAGACTGGCGCAATCGGGAAAAGTGGAGTCATTACGATGTCGCCGTAAATCAGGCAATTCAGCGCACCACCACCGC